Proteins from a single region of Verrucosispora sp. NA02020:
- a CDS encoding thiol-disulfide oxidoreductase DCC family protein, whose product MERSTFVYDGDCAFCTRCAEFIERRIPTGATVLPWQFADLDRLGLTEAECEEAVQWVGVDGHRAAGPDAIAALLAGSGRLWRIAGAGLRFPPVRAVAWPAYRWVARNRHRMPGGTAACSLPQETRDRLYGPSAG is encoded by the coding sequence ATGGAGAGGTCGACCTTCGTCTACGACGGGGACTGCGCGTTCTGCACCCGCTGCGCCGAGTTCATCGAGCGCCGGATTCCGACCGGCGCCACGGTGCTGCCCTGGCAGTTCGCCGACCTCGACCGGCTCGGGCTGACCGAGGCCGAGTGCGAGGAGGCGGTGCAGTGGGTCGGCGTCGACGGGCACCGGGCCGCCGGTCCGGACGCCATCGCCGCGCTGCTGGCCGGCAGCGGCCGACTCTGGCGGATCGCCGGGGCAGGGCTGCGGTTCCCGCCGGTACGTGCCGTCGCCTGGCCGGCGTACCGCTGGGTGGCCCGCAACCGGCACCGGATGCCGGGCGGTACGGCCGCCTGTTCGCTGCCGCAGGAGACGCGCGACCGCCTCTACGGTCCGTCGGCGGGCTGA
- the trxA gene encoding thioredoxin, with amino-acid sequence MATVELTTANFDQVTESDGIVLVDFWAEWCGPCKRFAPVYERSSDKHTEITFGKVDTEAQQGLAAKFDIRSIPTIMAIRDGVIVFSQPGALPESALENLIEQVQALDMDDVRKKLAEHNH; translated from the coding sequence ATGGCAACCGTCGAGCTGACCACGGCTAACTTCGACCAGGTGACCGAGAGCGACGGCATCGTGCTGGTCGACTTCTGGGCCGAATGGTGCGGTCCGTGTAAGCGGTTCGCCCCGGTCTACGAGCGCTCCTCGGACAAGCACACCGAGATCACCTTCGGCAAGGTGGACACCGAGGCGCAGCAGGGCCTCGCCGCCAAGTTCGACATCCGTTCGATCCCGACCATCATGGCCATCCGCGACGGCGTGATCGTCTTCTCACAGCCCGGCGCACTGCCCGAGTCGGCCCTGGAGAACCTCATCGAGCAGGTCCAGGCGCTCGACATGGACGACGTCCGCAAGAAGCTCGCCGAGCACAACCACTGA
- a CDS encoding HTTM domain-containing protein, with product MIRWLTEAVPRGRVAAFRTLIYLFVAADLVVFTPWVRAKVDVPGDMYQPLFVGRLLPLPTPEPALVGVVFWALLLLALAAASGRAPRLLGWTVFALYFQWMIVAMSYGKVDHDRFALLVALAVLPTAGRARHGDATPTEAGGWALRVTQIAVICTYFLAALAKFRFGGLDWATGSVLAKAIIRRGTDLADLLAQVPHLLLVAQFGILAFELLSPAIFVIPARWRHATVGFFYSFHLVTIATITISFAPHLVAMTSFLPLEKVRPVVLARRLLTRRTSGDRATPDVGIGAQPADGP from the coding sequence GTGATCCGCTGGCTGACCGAGGCGGTGCCCCGCGGCCGGGTCGCCGCCTTCCGCACCCTGATCTACCTCTTCGTCGCCGCCGACCTGGTCGTCTTCACTCCGTGGGTACGCGCCAAGGTGGACGTGCCCGGCGACATGTACCAACCACTGTTCGTCGGCCGCCTGCTGCCGCTGCCCACACCCGAGCCCGCGCTGGTCGGCGTCGTCTTCTGGGCCCTGCTGCTGCTCGCCCTGGCCGCCGCCAGCGGACGGGCGCCCCGGCTACTCGGGTGGACGGTCTTCGCCCTCTACTTCCAGTGGATGATCGTCGCGATGAGCTACGGGAAGGTGGACCACGACCGGTTCGCCCTGCTCGTCGCGCTCGCGGTGCTACCGACCGCAGGCCGCGCCCGACACGGGGACGCCACGCCCACCGAGGCCGGCGGCTGGGCCCTGCGGGTCACCCAGATCGCCGTGATCTGCACCTACTTCCTCGCCGCCCTGGCCAAGTTCCGCTTCGGCGGCCTGGACTGGGCGACCGGCTCGGTGCTGGCCAAGGCGATCATCCGCCGGGGCACCGACCTCGCCGACCTGCTCGCCCAGGTGCCCCACCTGCTGCTCGTCGCCCAGTTCGGCATCCTCGCCTTCGAGCTGCTCAGCCCGGCGATCTTCGTGATCCCGGCCCGGTGGCGGCACGCCACAGTCGGCTTCTTCTACTCGTTCCACCTGGTCACCATCGCGACCATCACCATCTCGTTCGCACCGCACCTGGTCGCCATGACCAGCTTCCTGCCGCTGGAGAAGGTCCGTCCGGTGGTCCTGGCCCGACGACTGCTGACCCGTCGGACCTCGGGCGACCGCGCCACACCGGACGTGGGGATCGGCGCTCAGCCCGCCGACGGACCGTAG
- a CDS encoding RNA methyltransferase gives MTGEQLDVGVGPWPGDPPDDPRYDPELLAEGDRRNVVDRYRYWRREAVVADLDERRHDFHVAIENWQHDFNIGTVVRNANAFLAAEVHIVGRRRWNRRGAMVTDRYQHVRHHETIEQFADWAAGQDLSLVGIDNLPGSRPMETTTLPRRCVLLFGQEGPGLSDAARAACDQLFSIAQYGSTRSINAGVASGIAMHAWIRAHAGPPPG, from the coding sequence GTGACCGGTGAGCAGCTCGACGTCGGCGTGGGCCCGTGGCCCGGCGACCCGCCGGACGACCCCCGCTACGACCCGGAACTGCTTGCCGAGGGCGACCGGCGCAACGTGGTCGACCGGTACCGGTACTGGCGTCGCGAGGCGGTGGTCGCCGATCTGGACGAGCGGCGACACGACTTCCACGTGGCGATCGAGAACTGGCAGCACGACTTCAACATCGGCACGGTGGTCCGCAACGCGAACGCCTTCCTCGCCGCCGAGGTGCACATCGTCGGCCGCCGCCGGTGGAACCGGCGCGGGGCGATGGTGACCGACCGCTACCAGCACGTACGGCACCACGAGACGATCGAGCAGTTCGCCGACTGGGCGGCCGGGCAGGACCTGTCGCTGGTCGGGATCGACAACCTGCCGGGCTCGCGTCCGATGGAGACCACCACGCTGCCCCGGCGTTGCGTGCTGCTGTTCGGTCAGGAGGGCCCCGGCCTCTCCGACGCCGCGCGGGCCGCCTGCGACCAGCTCTTCTCCATCGCCCAGTACGGCTCGACCCGGTCGATCAACGCGGGCGTGGCCAGCGGGATCGCCATGCACGCCTGGATCCGCGCGCACGCCGGTCCGCCGCCGGGCTGA
- a CDS encoding intein-containing Rv2578c family radical SAM protein translates to MRWENLAAPPDEGDPGRAAPATPPLPLALPDAIVRTFDTPDFAGMTFYEVRAKSILNKVPGTSRVPFEWTINPYRGCSHACVYCLSGDTPILMADGRTRELRELEVGDHIYGTERRGAYRRYVVTTVLAKWSTTKPAYRVTLEDGTTLIASGDHRFLTERGWKHVIGAMNGHRRRSYLTTNNRLIGTGHFATGPKGNDGYRRGYLCGMIRGDGNLGTYRYPYGAVHRFRLALVDEEALRRTHRYLSAFGVETTWFSFAPARTNRRAMKAIRTSRAADVDAVRALIVWPDQPDDDWYRGFLAGIFDAEGSCSQGVLRISNKDDDILSWTAAALRHLGLHFVLEDHGLPNRVRNLRLTGGLAKRLRFFHLTDPAITRKRSMDGTAVKCSARLKVATIEALGLDLPLWDITTGTGDFIANGVVSHNCFARKTHTYLDFDAGADFDRQVVVKVNAGELVRREVAAPRWRGAHLAMGTNVDCYQRAEGRYRLMPPIIEALRDFANPFSILTKGTLILRDLPLLRQAAEVTRVGVSFSVGFVDERLWRSAEPGTPSPRRRLDAVRQLADAGFAVGVLMAPILPGLSDSDESIDATVAAIAAAGAASVTPLPLHLRPGAREWYAHWLAREYPALVPRYRELYRAGAYAPQSYQRELTARVRIAARRHGLYRPDPGEHRQVTTPAPAAPEQLSLL, encoded by the coding sequence ATGCGCTGGGAGAACCTCGCCGCTCCCCCGGACGAGGGAGATCCTGGAAGGGCAGCGCCAGCGACGCCACCCCTGCCGCTGGCGCTGCCCGACGCGATCGTGCGCACCTTCGACACCCCCGACTTCGCCGGCATGACCTTCTACGAGGTACGCGCCAAGTCCATCCTGAACAAGGTCCCGGGCACCTCCCGCGTCCCGTTCGAGTGGACGATCAATCCATACCGGGGATGCAGCCATGCCTGCGTCTATTGCCTCTCGGGCGACACCCCGATCCTGATGGCTGACGGACGCACCAGAGAGCTACGCGAGCTGGAGGTCGGCGATCACATCTACGGAACAGAACGAAGGGGCGCTTACCGCCGCTACGTGGTGACCACCGTGCTGGCCAAGTGGTCGACGACCAAGCCCGCGTACAGAGTCACTCTCGAGGACGGAACAACACTGATCGCGAGCGGTGACCACCGCTTTCTGACCGAACGGGGTTGGAAACACGTCATCGGCGCCATGAACGGTCACCGCCGACGTTCCTACCTGACGACGAACAACCGCCTGATCGGCACAGGCCACTTCGCGACCGGCCCGAAGGGAAACGATGGATATCGGCGTGGCTACCTCTGCGGGATGATCCGCGGCGACGGCAACCTGGGCACCTACCGATACCCGTACGGGGCAGTGCACCGGTTTCGGCTTGCTTTGGTCGATGAGGAAGCGCTGCGCCGGACGCACCGATACCTGTCTGCCTTCGGAGTGGAGACCACCTGGTTCTCCTTCGCGCCGGCACGGACGAACCGCAGAGCGATGAAGGCGATCCGCACTTCCAGAGCGGCCGATGTCGACGCCGTCAGAGCGCTAATCGTCTGGCCGGACCAGCCCGACGACGACTGGTACCGCGGTTTTCTCGCAGGCATCTTCGACGCCGAAGGTAGTTGCAGCCAGGGTGTGTTGCGGATCTCCAACAAGGATGACGACATCCTCAGCTGGACGGCGGCGGCGCTACGTCATCTGGGTCTCCACTTCGTTCTCGAAGATCACGGACTACCCAACCGGGTTCGCAACCTGCGGTTGACAGGAGGTCTGGCCAAACGGCTACGCTTCTTCCACCTGACCGATCCCGCAATCACCCGCAAGCGGTCGATGGATGGCACTGCGGTGAAATGCAGCGCGCGGCTCAAGGTCGCAACGATCGAAGCTCTTGGGCTCGACCTGCCGCTTTGGGACATCACCACGGGAACCGGCGATTTCATCGCCAACGGAGTGGTGAGCCACAACTGTTTCGCGCGGAAGACCCACACCTATCTCGACTTCGACGCCGGGGCGGACTTCGACCGGCAGGTGGTCGTCAAGGTCAACGCCGGGGAGCTGGTCCGGCGGGAGGTGGCGGCGCCGCGCTGGCGGGGCGCGCACCTGGCGATGGGCACCAACGTCGACTGCTACCAGCGGGCCGAGGGCCGCTACCGCCTCATGCCGCCGATCATCGAGGCGCTGCGCGACTTCGCGAACCCGTTCTCGATCCTCACCAAGGGCACGCTGATCCTGCGGGACCTGCCCTTGTTGCGGCAGGCGGCCGAGGTCACCCGGGTCGGCGTGTCGTTCTCGGTGGGTTTCGTCGACGAGCGGCTGTGGCGGTCGGCCGAGCCCGGCACGCCGAGCCCTCGGCGGCGGCTCGACGCCGTACGCCAGCTCGCCGACGCAGGCTTCGCGGTGGGCGTGCTGATGGCGCCGATCCTGCCCGGCCTCAGCGACTCCGACGAGTCGATCGACGCCACCGTGGCCGCGATCGCCGCCGCCGGTGCGGCCAGCGTGACGCCGCTCCCGCTGCACCTGCGTCCCGGCGCCCGCGAGTGGTACGCGCACTGGCTCGCCCGGGAGTATCCCGCCCTGGTGCCCCGCTACCGGGAGCTGTACCGGGCCGGGGCGTACGCCCCGCAGTCGTACCAACGGGAGCTAACCGCACGGGTGCGCATCGCCGCCCGGCGGCACGGGCTGTACCGGCCGGATCCGGGTGAGCACCGTCAGGTGACCACGCCCGCCCCGGCCGCCCCCGAACAGCTCAGCCTGCTCTGA